In Cervus elaphus chromosome 29, mCerEla1.1, whole genome shotgun sequence, a single window of DNA contains:
- the LOC122685975 gene encoding dolichyl-diphosphooligosaccharide--protein glycosyltransferase subunit 1-like encodes MEAPAVPLLPLLLLLAAWAPEPGSTSAEAPPLVNEEVRRTLDLSSHLAKVTAEVVLAHAGGGSSPRAASFLVALEPELEAQLAHLGVQVTGVDEETNSLDVRETKVKGKSGRFFTVQLPAALDPGAKVSVVVEAVYTHAIQPYPTQITQSEKQFVVFEGNHYFYSPYPTKTQTMRVKLASPNVESYTKLGNPMRHENLLDYGPFHDTPAYSQDSFRVHSENNSPFLTVSSMTRVVEVSHWGNIAVEENVNLKHTGAVLKGSFSRYDYDRWTDSGSSSIRSFKTILPASAQDVYYRDEIGSIYTRHLLTLDDSVEMEVKPRFPLFGGWKTHYIIGYNLPSYEYLYNLGDQYMLKMRLVDHVFDEQVIDSLTVKIILPEGARNIQVDSPYEISRAPDELHYTYLDTCGRPVIVAHKENLVTQHIQDVVVRYTFSKVLMLQEPLLLVAAFSILLFTVIVYVRLDLSITKDPAAEARMKVACIIEQVLTLVSKRLGLYHHFDKTVSRYKQSRDVSTLSSGKKSLETEHKALTSEVALLQSRLKAEGSNLCDKVSEMQKLDAQVKELVLKSAVEAEWLVAGKLKKDMYIENKQLISGKRQELVSKIDHILHTL; translated from the coding sequence ATGGAGGCGCCCGCAGTCCCGCTGCtgccattgctgctgctgttggcgGCCTGGGCTCCGGAGCCAGGCAGCACCTCCGCGGAGGCTCCGCCTCTGGTCAACGAAGAGGTGAGGCGCACGCTGGACCTGAGCAGCCACCTGGCCAAGGTGACGGCCGAGGTGGTCCTGGCGCACGCGGGCGGCGGCTCCTCGCCCCGCGCTGCCTCCTTCCTGGTAGCGCTGGAGCCCGAGTTGGAGGCCCAGCTGGCACACCTCGGCGTGCAGGTGACGGGAGTGGATGAGGAAACCAACAGTCTGGACGTACGGGAGACCAAAGTTAAGGGTAAAAGCGGGagattcttcacagtccagctcccagctgctcttGATCCTGGGGCGAAGGTTTCAGTCGTTGTGGAAGCCGTTTATACCCACGCGATTCAGCCGTATCCAACCCAGATCACCCAGTCTGAGAAACAGTTTGTGGTGTTTGAGGGAAATCATTATTTCTACTCTCCCTACCCGACCAAGACGCAAACCATGCGTGTGAAGCTCGCCTCCCCAAACGTGGAGAGCTATACCAAATTGGGCAACCCCATGCGCCACGAGAACCTCCTGGATTATGGCCCTTTCCACGACACCCCTGCCTACAGTCAGGATAGTTTTAGAGTACATTCTGAGAACAACAGCCCTTTCCTGACCGTCAGCAGCATGACCCGAGTTGTCGAGGTCTCCCACTGGGGTAATATTGCTGTGGAAGAAAACGTGAACCTGAAGCACACGGGGGCTGTGCTGAAGGGGTCTTTTTCTCGTTATGATTATGACAGATGGACAGATAGTGGCAGCTCCTCCATCCGTTCTTTTAAGACCATCCTTCCTGCCTCTGCCCAGGATGTTTATTACCGGGATGAGATTGGCAGCATTTACACCAGACACCTCCTTACTTTGGATGACTCGGTGGAGATGGAAGTGAAGCCTCGTTTCCCTCTCTTTGGCGGGTGGAAGACTCATTATATCATTGGCTACAACCTCCCAAGCTATGAGTACCTCTATAATTTGGGAGACCAGTATATGTTGAAGATGAGGCTGGTGGACCACGTGTTTGATGAGCAAGTGATAGACTCTCTGACCGTGAAGATCATCCTCCCTGAAGGGGCCAGGAACATCCAGGTGGACAGTCCCTATGAGATCAGTCGAGCCCCCGACGAGCTGCACTATACCTACCTGGACACTTGTGGCCGCCCTGTGATCGTGGCCCACAAGGAAAACCTGGTGACACAGCACATTCAGGACGTCGTGGTGCGCTACACCTTCAGCAAGGTGCTCATGCTCCAGGAGCCCCTGCTGCTGGTGGCCGCCTTCTCCATTCTGCTCTTCACTGTCATCGTCTATGTCAGGCTGGACTTATCCATCACGAAGGATCCAGCTGCAGAAGCCAGGATGAAGGTGGCTTGCATAATAGAGCAGGTCTTGACCCTGGTCAGCAAGAGACTAGGTCTCTACCACCACTTTGACAAGACGGTCAGTAGATACAAACAGTCCCGGGATGTGTCCACCCTCAGCAGTGGCAAGAAGAGCTTGGAAACGGAGCACAAGGCTTTGACCAGTGAGGTGGCGCTGCTGCAGTCCAGGCTGAAGGCCGAGGGCTCCAACCTCTGCGACAAAGTGAGCGAAATGCAGAAGCTGGACGCGCAGGTCAAGGAGCTGGTCCTGAAGTCAGCAGTGGAGGCTGAGTGGCTGGTGGCCGGCAAGCTCAAGAAAGACATGTACATCGAGAATAAGCAGCTCATTTCAGGAAAGCGACAGGAGCTGGTCAGCAAGATTGACCACATCCTGCATACCCTGTAG